Genomic window (Verrucomicrobiia bacterium):
CGAAAACCAAAGCCGCATCATCAACTGCGCCGTGGCGGGAACGGTTTTCCTGAACAGTGACGATCTGACCTCCGCCGCCGCGCAAAGCCTGGCCCGGAATTGTCTCACCAAAGCCGGCATCAATGAGGTCGCCCGCGCGGGCGTTTCCTTCCGCCCGATTGAGGGCAATACCGGCGCGGACGCGAGCGACGTGTTTGTCCGTCAGGACGGCGCCACCTGGTATGTGGCGGTGTTCAATTATTCAAGCAGCAGCACGGTCAAGATTCTTAATCTTGCGCGACTCGGGATTACAGGAACGTACACGGCGGTTGATTCGTGGACAGGCGCGGCGACCGCGGTCAGCGGTGCGACGTGGAACGTCGGTCTGGGTGCGCGGCAGGCAAGACTTTTCCGGCTCGGCGCGGGTAACACCAGCGCCATTGGCCCGAGCAGTCAAGCATTGGTCGTTGGCAGTGCGACGACGTTCAACACCGCCGCGTCCGGCACGCCGCCATTCACCTACGAATGGCGCAAAAACGGCGTGCCGCTGTCCGGAGCGAACGCGAATGCGCTCACGATCAATTCCACGACGTTGAACGACGCGGGAGTTTATACGGTGATTGTCACCGGTCCCAACGGCGTCGTGACCAATCACGCGACGCTGGCACTTTCCGGGCCGACCACTTTGTCCGCGCAACTGCGCGGCGACAATCTGGTTCTGGATTGGTTGCCGGGTTACACCGGCTGGCGATTGCAAGCCCGTGCCACTTCATCCGCCCCGGACTGGGACGCAGGCTGGTCAATCGTAACTGGCTCGGAATTTACCAATTGCTGGTTTGTTCCCGTCTCCGGCCCGGACTACGGCCGCTTTTTTCGCCTGATTTCGCCCTGAAAAACTGATTTAAGACCGCATGATCACCGCCACACCAACCGAAACCTCATCGCTCAAGGCCCATTACCATCTTGGCTACGTCTGGCTGATTTCCATCGTCGCCGCGATGGGCGGCTTGCTGTTCGGCTGGGATTGGGTCGTCATCGGCGGGGCCAAACCATTTTTCCAACGCTACTTTGAACTGACGAGCGAAGCGCAGATCGGCTGGGCGAACAGTTGCGCGTTGATTGGTTGTCTCGCGGGCGCGTTGATCGCCGGCGGCTTGAGCGACCGCTTCGGACGCAAACGCCTGCTCATCATCGCCGCGTTGTTGTTCGCCGTCACCTCGGTTGGCAATGCGCTGGCGCACAACTTCACGGTCTTCATCACGTGGCGCATCCTTGGTGGCGTGGCCATTGGTCTCGCGTCAAATCTGTCACCGATGTACATCGCCGAAGTCGCTCCGGCGCAGATGCGCGGCAAACTGGTTTCCATCAACCAGCTCACCATCGTCATCGGCATCCTGCTGGCGCAATACCTCAACTGGTTCCTCGTGCGTAAACTGCCGCCCGGCGCGACGGATGAGTTCATCCGCAACTCGTGGTTCGGACAACAAGGCTGGCGTTGGATGTTCGGCCTGACCGCCGCCCCCGCGCTCGTGTTTTTCCTTGGAATGTTGTTTGTCCCCGAAAGCCCGCGCTGGCTCGCGAAGAACGGCAAAGCCGCCCGCGCCCGGGAAATTCTGACCCGCATCGGTGGCGTCCCCTACGCCGCCGCCGCCGTCGCGGACATCCAATCCACGCTGGCGAGCGAGGCGGTTCAACGGGTGCGCTTTTCCGATTTGCTCGATCCAAAAATCCGCCGGGTGCTCGGGCTGGGAATCATCCTCGCCGTGTTCCAGCAATGGTGCGGCATCAACGTCATCTTCAACTACGCCGAGGAAATTTTTCACGCCGCCGGTTACGACATTTCTTCCGTGCTGAAAAACATCGCGTGGACCGGTTCGGTGAACCTGACCTTCACGTTCATCGCCCTTGGCGTTGTGGATCGCGGCGGCCGCCGCCCATTGCTGCTATTCGGTTCGGCGGGACTGGCGTTGATCTACATTGCGATCGGTTTCTGTTACAGCCAGGGCGTGCAAGGTTTGCCGATGCTCCTGCTGGTGCTGGCGGCGATTGGTTGTTACGCCATGTCGCTCGCGCCGGTGACGTGGGTGGTGATCGCGGAAATCTTCCCGAACCGTATTCGTGGTGCGGCGATGGCGGTCGCGGTTTCGGCTTTGTGGATCGCCTGTTTTATTCTCACTTACACGTTCCCGATTTTGAACGCGAAACTGGGCCCGGCCGGGACGTTCTGGCTTTACGGCGCGATCTGCGTCGCCGGATTTATTTACATCAAACTCAAATTGCCCGAAACCAAGGGCAAGTCGCTTGAACAATTGGAACGGGAACTCGTGGATCGGAAGGAATCAAGAAAATGAAGTCGCTGAAATCGCAGTCACAGCTCGCAAAACCACGCGCCGCCGTCTCGGTGCGTGTCGCCGATTTGGTCCTGCCCACCTACCTGCCCGCCGCGCCGGAGAAGAATCCGATGTTTTTGGAGAAGCGCGTTTATCAAGGCAGCAGCGGAAAAGTTTATCCGTTGCCATTCACCGATCGCATCGCGGAAAAACCGGTGAACCGCAAATGGAAAGCCATCTGGATCGAGAATGATTTCATCCGCGCGCTGGTGCTTCCCGAAATCGGCGGACGCATCCATGTCTTGCAGGACAAGACGAACGGTTACGACGTGCTTTACAATCAGCCGGTCATCAAACCGGCGCTCGTCAATCTGGCCGGGCCGTGGATTTCTGGCGGCATCGAATTCAACTGGCCGCAGCACCATCGTCCCGCAACCTTTCTGCCGGTGGATTTCGAGATCGAGAAACACGCC
Coding sequences:
- a CDS encoding sugar porter family MFS transporter: MITATPTETSSLKAHYHLGYVWLISIVAAMGGLLFGWDWVVIGGAKPFFQRYFELTSEAQIGWANSCALIGCLAGALIAGGLSDRFGRKRLLIIAALLFAVTSVGNALAHNFTVFITWRILGGVAIGLASNLSPMYIAEVAPAQMRGKLVSINQLTIVIGILLAQYLNWFLVRKLPPGATDEFIRNSWFGQQGWRWMFGLTAAPALVFFLGMLFVPESPRWLAKNGKAARAREILTRIGGVPYAAAAVADIQSTLASEAVQRVRFSDLLDPKIRRVLGLGIILAVFQQWCGINVIFNYAEEIFHAAGYDISSVLKNIAWTGSVNLTFTFIALGVVDRGGRRPLLLFGSAGLALIYIAIGFCYSQGVQGLPMLLLVLAAIGCYAMSLAPVTWVVIAEIFPNRIRGAAMAVAVSALWIACFILTYTFPILNAKLGPAGTFWLYGAICVAGFIYIKLKLPETKGKSLEQLERELVDRKESRK